A region of Salvia splendens isolate huo1 chromosome 17, SspV2, whole genome shotgun sequence DNA encodes the following proteins:
- the LOC121775261 gene encoding uncharacterized protein LOC121775261, which produces MPTLTTLFLCFITLSHLAFLSAGADSELSLAANGPATLQLSPTLIVENSPGSKPGAKIKCGRVLIHGLPRIKHLNKYANSMKVKVSHATSSGRPPNIYVCFHRNVTLEIGMCPHDQWERLSDGFWIKPMSPFDHKVIDIRMGASYSENIQVSLDEEFFLYRILFLISGIGLMSLASVLSKSLVFYYSGAMAAGTLLVILMVLFQGMKLLPTGRKGSFAIILYSSFVGMGTFLLGYVPRLLHSLLVEIGLSEDMYYPLLIFLIIFLLIVGSWLGFWAVRKLVITDDGYIDDGVSQFATWSIRIISSVLILQSSIDPLLAIDALIGGILFSLGLRSIQPKLVRRVYKKLSRPTKSNVREPVYPYGSPVANSSASRPSIRASYTPVQGQTSKSPITDSETFYSSFHDAPYQRKFAKDEWEAFTKESTRKALEELVASPDFNRWAVSHADRITLAPKKEDAYKQRRWFQWF; this is translated from the exons ATGCCTACTCTAACAACACTGTTTCTATGCTTTATTACACTCTCGCATTTGGCGTTTCTCTCCGCGGGAGCTGATTCTGAACTCTCTTTAG CTGCAAATGGGCCTGCAACATTGCAGCTATCTCCAACCTTGATAGTGGAAAATTCTCCAGGTTCCAAGCCTGGAGCTAAAATTAAATGTGGGAGAGTTCTAATTCATGGTTTGCCTAGGATCAAACATTTAAACAAGTATGCTAATTCAATGAAGGTAAAAGTTTCGCATGCAACCTCAAGTGGCCGCCCACCAAATATATATGTCTGTTTCCACAG GAATGTAACTCTTGAGATAGGAATGTGCCCACACGACCAGTGGGAAAGACTTTCCGATGGGTTTTGGATTAAACCAATGTCTCCTTTTGATCACAAAGTCATAGACATAAGGATGGGGGCTTCTTATTCTGAAAATATTCAAGTCTCTCTTGATGAAG AGTTCTTTTTGTATAGGATACTATTCCTTATTTCTGGAATAGGGTTGATGAGTTTGGCTTCTGTGCTCAGCAAGTCCTTAGTTTTCTATTACAGTGGTGCCATGGCTGCAGGGACTTTACTTGTGATATTAATGGTCCTTTTCCAG GGGATGAAGCTACTTCCAACTGGTCGAAAAGGCTCATTTGCAATAATTTTGTACTCCTCCTTT GTTGGCATGGGAACCTTTCTACTTGGCTATGTGCCAAGATTGCTACATTCACTATTGGTCGAGATTGGACTTTCTGAAGATATGTATTATCCT CTGCTAATTTTTCTGATTATTTTCCTTCTAATTGTTGGATCTTGGTTGGGTTTTTGGGCTGTACGCAAGCTTGTAATCACGGATGATGGATATATTGATGATGGTGTATCTCAATTTGCCACTTGGTCAATTCGTATTATTTCCTCTGTCTTGATCCTTCAG AGCTCTATAGATCCTTTATTGGCAATAGACGCATTGATTGGTGGAATTTTATTCTCTTTGGGGTTGAGGTCCATCCAACCAAAGCTTGTTCGCCGTGTTTACAA AAAGTTAAGTAGACCGACCAAGAGCAATGTGAGAGAACCTGTTTATCCATATGGATCTCCAGTTGCCAATTCTTCTGCCTCCAGGCCTTCAATCAGAGCTTCATATACTCCTGTTCAAG GTCAAACTAGTAAGTCACCAATAACAGATTCGGAGACTTTCTATTCTTCATTCCATGATGCTCCTTATCAAAGAAAATTTGCAAAGGATGAATGGGAAGCATTCACAAAGGAGTCCACACGCAAAGCCTTGGAAGAGCTGGTTGCTTCACCAGATTTCAACAGATGGGCCGTCTCCCATGCCGATAGGATAACCCTAGCTCCTAAGAAAGAGGATGCATATAAGCAGAGGAGATGGTTTCAGTGGTTTTAA
- the LOC121773784 gene encoding 50S ribosomal protein L7/L12-like, protein MMSSIISKIPSMSLARSLFHRALCTAVDTRTQKLERIAEDLIALNKIERHDYVILFRHKMGLNRFGAAAQSPSSPGSSAPAAAAKEKTAFDVKLEKFEASAKLKVIKEIRSFTDLGLKEAKDLVEKTPAVVKKGVTKEEAEKIVAKLKEIGATVVLE, encoded by the coding sequence ATGATGTCctctataatttcaaaaatCCCCTCCATGTCCCTCGCTAGGTCTCTCTTCCACCGGGCTCTCTGCACCGCCGTCGATACTCGAACCCAAAAGCTCGAGCGAATTGCCGAGGACCTGATTGCCCTCAACAAGATCGAGCGCCATGATTACGTCATTCTCTTTCGTCATAAAATGGGCTTGAATCGGTTCGGCGCCGCCGCGCAATCGCCTTCATCACCCGGATCATCTGCCCCTGCTGCTGCCGCCAAAGAGAAGACCGCGTTCGATGTGAAATTGGAGAAATTCGAGGCTTCGGCGAAGCTGAAGGTGATTAAGGAGATCAGATCTTTCACTGATTTGGGGTTGAAAGAGGCTAAGGATTTGGTGGAGAAAACACCGGCTGTGGTGAAGAAGGGGGTTACGAAGGAAGAGGCGGAGAAAATCGTGGCGAAGCTCAAGGAAATTGGCGCCACTGTGGTATTGGAATGA
- the LOC121775262 gene encoding NADH dehydrogenase [ubiquinone] iron-sulfur protein 4, mitochondrial-like translates to MLCGEILSLPQKLAATVLQIRSRNPFPCSDSSNLEMASSLRRLASDSIKISRSARAFSTESALVETKPGEIGTVSGIPQEHLRRKVMIFSPARTATQQGAGKVGRWKINFLSTQKWENPLMGWTSTGDPYANVGDSALSFDSQEAAVSFAERHGWDYTVKKHHTPLLKVKAYADNFKWKGPPKSEAS, encoded by the exons ATGCTATGTGGTGAAATATTGTCTCTTCCCCAAAAATTAGCAGCAACAGTTCTTCAAATAAGAAGCAGGAATCCGTTTCCGTGCAGTGATTCCAGCAATCTCGAAATGGCGAGCTCTCTTCGGCGGCTGGCGAGTGATTCCATTAAGATTTCTAGATCGGCAAGAGCATTCTCCACGGAAAGCGCATTGGTCGAAACAAAACCCGGCGAGATCGGTACGGTTTCGGGCATCCCCCAAGAGCACCTCCGCCGAAAG GTTATGATATTCTCACCTGCCAGAACTGCTACTCAGCAAGGAGCTGGGAAGGTCGGTAGATGGAAAATCAATTTCCTGTCCACGCAAAA ATGGGAGAATCCACTTATGGGTTGGACATCCACTGGAGACCCATATGCCAATGTTGGGGATTCTGCACTAAGCTTTGACAGTCAAGAAGCTGCAGTATCATTTGCTGAGAGACATGGTTGGGATTACACG GTCAAGAAGCACCACACCCCATTATTGAAG GTGAAGGCATATGCGGACAACTTCAAATGGAAGGGCCCTCCTAAGTCTGAGGCGAgctaa
- the LOC121775370 gene encoding telomere repeat-binding factor 2-like: protein MGAPKQKWTSEEEAALKAGIQKYGMGKWSTILKDPEFTTVLRSRSNVDLKDKWRNLNCMANGLGSRHRARVSIKGSQLTPKREEDTTASSMVVDKDEVLGVTSIAVSNEISQDVKFKKNISRMDDVILEAITKLKEPRGSSRPAIMQYVEENYSALPELERTLAANLKILTENGRLIKVKNQYRIAPKLLSFSAGEEPKLLLEYGAKKNHFQAEGSGVVLLNKAEIDAELEKMRSMSPEEAAAAAAIAVAEAEAAIAEAEAAAREAEEAEAEAEAAQCFADAAQKALNCQTMRCLNI, encoded by the exons ATGGGTGCCCCTAAGCAGAAGTGGACATCGGAAGAAGAAGCTGCTCTTAAAGCTGGCATTCAAAAATATGGAATGGGAAAATGGAGTACTATTCTTAAAGATCCAGAGTTCACCACAGTCTTGCGGTCACGTTCTAATGTGGACCTTAAG GATAAGTGGAGAAATCTGAATTGCATGGCAAATGGTCTTGGATCCCGCCATAGGGCTAGGGTTTCTATTAAAGGCAGTCAGCTTACCCCCAAGCGAGAGGAGGACACTACGGCTAGTAGCATGGTGGTGGATAAGGATGAAGTTCTTGGTGTAACTTCTATTGCAGTGTCCAATGAAATATCCCAGGATGTAAAATTCAAGAAAAACATATCAAG GATGGATGATGTTATTCTGGAGGCTATAACAAAGTTAAAGGAACCTCGAGGATCTAGTCGGCCTGCAATTATGCAATATGTAGAG GAAAATTACTCAGCCCTTCCAGAACTTGAGAGGACTTTGGCTGCAAATTTGAAGATTTTGACAGAAAATGGACGGCTAATTAAG GTGAAGAATCAATACAGAATTGCACCAAAGTTGCTTTCTTTTAGTGCTGGGGAAGAACCAAAGTTGTTGCTTGAATATGGAGCTAAGAAGAATCATTTTCAAGCGGAGGGAAGCGGCGTTGTACTTCTTAATAAAGCTGAGATTGATGCCGAGTTAGAGAAAATGAGGAGCATGAGCCCGGAGGAGGCTGCTGCAGCTGCTGCAATAGCAGTTGCGGAGGCTGAAGCTGCGATAGCAGAAGCTGAGGCGGCAGCGAGGGAAGCCGAGGAAGCCGAGGCCGAAGCAGAAGCCGCACAGTGTTTTGCTGATGCTGCCCAGAAGGCattgaattgtcaaactatgcGGTGTCTG AACATTTGA
- the LOC121774039 gene encoding ADP-ribosylation factor-like protein 8a — protein MGLWEAFLNWLRSLFFKQEMELSLIGLQNAGKTSLVNVVATGGYSEDMIPTVGFNMRKVTKGNVTIKLWDLGGQPRFRSMWERYCRAVSAIVYVVDAADPDNISISKSELHDLLSKPSLSGIPLLVLGNKIDKAAALSKQALTDQMGLKSITDREVCCFMISCKNSTNIDQVIDWLVKHSKSKS, from the exons CCTTTTCTTCAAACAAGAAATGGAACTGTCTCTTATAGGTCTTCAGAATGCCGGGAAAACTTCGCTTGTAAATGTTGTCGCT ACTGGTGGATACAGTGAAGATATGATCCCTACG GTAGGATTTAATATGCGGAAAGTTACTAAAGGGAATGTCACAATAAAGCTGTGGGATCTTGGAGGCCAACCCAGATTTAGGAGTATGTGGGAGCGATACTGTCGTGCAGTTTCTGCAATTGT TTATGTTGTTGATGCTGCTGATCCTGACAATATCAGTATCTCCAAAAGCGAACTTCACGATTTGTTGAGCAAACCATCACTAAGCGGGATTCCATTGCTGGTTTTGGGGAACAAGATCGACAAGGCTGCTGCCCTGTCAAAACAAGCATTGACTGATCAAAT GGGTTTGAAGTCGATCACAGACAGAGAAGTGTGCTGCTTCATGATCTCTTGCAAGAACTCAACGAACATCGACCAAGTGATTGACTGGCTGGTGAAGCATTCAAAGTCAAAGAGCTGA